A portion of the Pedobacter cryoconitis genome contains these proteins:
- the topA gene encoding type I DNA topoisomerase, whose product MAKNLLIVESPAKAKTIEGYLGKDFIVKSSYGHIRDLIKGDMGIDTNNDFAQTYEVPADKKQVVAELKKLAKEAEMVWLASDEDREGEAISWHLFETLGLKENKTKRIVFHEITKPAILKAIESPRTIDYNLVNAQQARRVLDRLVGFELSPVLWKKVKPSLSAGRVQSVAVRLIVDREREVNKFNAAAAYKITARFSTGKAREFVKAELPQRFEQEAEAEKFVRDCVNAGFKISSLETKPAKRNPAAPFTTSTLQQEASRKLGFPVSRTMQVAQRLYESGKITYMRTDSVNLSETALTAAANEINSAYGQKYHQLRTYKTKSAGAQEAHEAIRPTYFDQHTVTGDSSEQRLYELIWKRAIASQMSEALFEKTTAQIAVSTRSESLVAEGEVMKFDGFLKVYLESSDDEDAEDKDNENILPPLAKGQELSLNVMNATERFSRPPARYTEASLVKKLEELGIGRPSTYAPTISTIQNRGYVVKEDRDGRSRSFGSIILENGEVTKAIKTEITGAEKSKLFPTDIGEVVNDFLVEHFKGIVDFNFTAKVEKEFDEIAQGLQNWTKMLHAFYTPFHKEVEVTTETADRANGERLLGVDPVSGKNVYAKVGKFGPLVQIGQNDDEEKPKYASLMKSQSVGTVTLEDALEQFRLPFQLENYKDKEVAVGVGRFGPYVKWGETYISIPKNEDPLTVDQSRAIAIIEEKITADAPVAHYEGLPVTKGTGRFGPFIKWNDLFINVPKAYNFDELSDSDIKELIGKKVEKEANRFIQQWTADKIAIENGRWGPFIRFGKDMLKLGKNPATNEKYTPEELAVLSLEEVKKLIVEQVPNAFEPKATKKKAAGTKVAATKSAAAKAPAKKKAPVKKK is encoded by the coding sequence ATGGCCAAAAATTTATTAATAGTTGAATCACCTGCAAAAGCGAAAACAATAGAAGGGTATTTGGGTAAAGATTTTATTGTTAAATCGAGCTACGGACACATCCGCGATTTAATTAAAGGAGATATGGGAATTGATACGAACAATGATTTCGCCCAAACCTATGAAGTACCCGCCGATAAAAAGCAAGTGGTAGCTGAACTTAAGAAATTAGCAAAGGAAGCCGAGATGGTATGGCTCGCATCCGATGAGGACCGCGAAGGGGAAGCGATTTCCTGGCACCTGTTTGAGACGCTGGGATTGAAAGAAAACAAGACCAAACGTATTGTTTTCCACGAAATCACCAAGCCTGCAATTTTAAAAGCGATTGAATCTCCAAGAACAATTGATTATAACCTGGTTAATGCACAACAAGCAAGACGCGTGTTAGACCGCCTGGTAGGTTTCGAACTTTCTCCCGTTTTATGGAAAAAAGTGAAACCTTCTTTATCGGCCGGCCGTGTACAATCAGTAGCAGTACGTCTTATTGTAGACAGAGAACGTGAAGTAAATAAGTTTAACGCGGCCGCTGCCTATAAAATTACAGCGCGGTTCAGCACAGGAAAAGCAAGGGAATTTGTGAAAGCAGAATTACCTCAGCGATTTGAACAGGAAGCCGAAGCAGAGAAATTTGTCCGCGACTGTGTCAATGCCGGTTTTAAAATCAGCAGCCTGGAAACTAAACCAGCTAAACGTAATCCTGCAGCACCTTTTACGACCTCTACACTGCAACAAGAAGCTTCCCGGAAACTGGGCTTCCCGGTATCACGTACCATGCAGGTTGCACAACGTTTATATGAAAGTGGAAAGATCACTTACATGAGAACGGATTCGGTAAACTTATCTGAAACAGCTTTAACAGCTGCAGCAAATGAAATCAATTCTGCCTATGGACAGAAGTATCATCAGTTGAGAACTTATAAAACTAAATCCGCGGGGGCTCAGGAAGCGCATGAGGCCATCCGCCCTACTTACTTTGATCAGCATACCGTAACTGGTGATAGTTCTGAACAACGCCTGTATGAGCTGATTTGGAAACGTGCCATTGCTTCTCAAATGAGTGAAGCCTTGTTTGAAAAAACAACTGCACAAATTGCAGTGAGTACACGCAGTGAAAGCCTGGTTGCTGAAGGTGAAGTCATGAAATTTGATGGTTTCCTGAAAGTTTACCTGGAATCCAGTGATGATGAAGACGCAGAAGACAAAGACAACGAAAATATCCTTCCTCCTTTAGCTAAAGGTCAGGAGCTGTCACTGAATGTGATGAATGCAACCGAACGTTTCTCCCGTCCGCCTGCAAGATATACAGAGGCAAGCCTGGTTAAGAAACTGGAAGAGCTTGGTATTGGCCGTCCTTCTACTTATGCACCAACCATTTCTACGATCCAGAATCGTGGTTATGTAGTGAAAGAAGATCGTGATGGTCGCAGCCGTTCATTTGGTTCGATTATTCTTGAAAATGGCGAAGTCACCAAAGCCATTAAAACTGAAATTACCGGTGCGGAAAAATCTAAATTATTCCCAACTGATATAGGTGAAGTTGTCAATGACTTTTTAGTAGAACATTTTAAAGGTATAGTTGATTTTAACTTTACGGCTAAAGTAGAAAAGGAATTTGATGAGATTGCCCAGGGCTTACAGAACTGGACAAAAATGCTCCATGCTTTTTATACGCCTTTTCATAAGGAAGTTGAAGTGACTACTGAAACTGCCGACAGAGCAAATGGTGAGCGCTTATTGGGTGTTGATCCTGTGAGTGGTAAAAATGTTTACGCAAAGGTTGGTAAATTCGGCCCTCTGGTACAAATCGGTCAGAATGATGACGAAGAGAAACCAAAGTATGCAAGTCTGATGAAATCGCAGTCAGTGGGTACGGTGACTCTTGAAGACGCTTTAGAGCAGTTCAGGTTACCTTTCCAATTGGAAAACTATAAAGATAAAGAGGTTGCTGTAGGCGTTGGCCGTTTTGGACCTTATGTGAAATGGGGCGAAACATATATCTCTATTCCTAAGAATGAAGATCCGTTAACTGTTGATCAGAGCCGCGCAATTGCAATTATTGAAGAGAAAATTACTGCTGATGCACCTGTTGCACATTATGAAGGATTGCCTGTGACTAAAGGTACCGGACGTTTCGGGCCGTTTATCAAATGGAATGATTTATTTATCAACGTACCTAAAGCTTATAACTTTGATGAATTATCTGATAGTGATATCAAGGAACTGATTGGTAAAAAAGTAGAGAAAGAAGCCAACAGATTTATTCAACAATGGACTGCTGATAAAATTGCGATCGAAAACGGCAGATGGGGACCTTTCATCCGTTTTGGAAAAGACATGCTCAAACTGGGTAAGAACCCAGCCACTAAC
- a CDS encoding glutathione peroxidase: MNTLLILFSLLFTPPQSIYDFTMKTIDGKEIKLSKFKGKKILIVNTASKCGYTPQYEDLEKLHQKYGKDVVLIGFPAGNFGGQELATNTEIQDFCKKNFGVTFLLSEKVSVKGNDINPIFKYLTSASNSDFTGEINWNFEKFLINEKGQLVHRFRSKVTPMSPELTKNL; this comes from the coding sequence ATGAACACCCTACTTATTTTATTCAGTTTGTTATTTACCCCGCCGCAAAGCATTTACGATTTTACCATGAAAACAATTGATGGTAAAGAGATTAAGCTTTCAAAGTTCAAGGGTAAAAAAATCCTTATTGTAAATACAGCTTCAAAATGCGGTTATACGCCACAGTACGAAGACCTGGAGAAACTACATCAGAAATATGGTAAAGATGTAGTGCTGATTGGTTTCCCGGCGGGTAATTTCGGTGGACAGGAACTTGCTACAAATACAGAGATACAAGATTTCTGTAAAAAGAATTTTGGCGTTACTTTTTTATTAAGTGAAAAAGTGAGCGTGAAGGGAAATGACATTAATCCGATTTTCAAATACCTGACTTCTGCCAGTAATTCTGATTTTACCGGAGAGATCAACTGGAATTTCGAAAAATTCCTGATTAATGAAAAAGGACAGCTCGTTCACCGTTTCCGTTCTAAGGTTACACCAATGAGCCCTGAACTGACTAAGAACTTGTAA
- a CDS encoding 5'-nucleotidase C-terminal domain-containing protein: MQNSTKLSTFIFLLVSFFLGSCSSTYQVVKSNRSEYKITQHVTADSSIIRTYQPYKLKLDSQMNEVLGYSEHELTKNLVGGESSLGNFFADATLSEARKTNPQIDFTMPSGNGGLRNDLPSGPITLSNVFQLMPFENELVVFELKGSDVQSLLDYIARTGGQPIAGLTMKIKANKPVDVLIGGKPFNPSKNYSVLTSNYIAGGADGISSFKNPVSSKVMGLKIRDALIQYIKEAKNKGVKISSKLDGRMTND; this comes from the coding sequence ATGCAGAATTCAACAAAGCTCAGTACATTCATTTTTCTTCTGGTTTCCTTCTTTTTAGGCTCCTGCAGCAGCACTTACCAGGTCGTTAAATCCAATCGTTCGGAATATAAAATTACACAGCATGTAACAGCCGATAGCTCAATTATCCGGACTTATCAACCCTATAAACTGAAACTCGATTCGCAAATGAATGAAGTTTTAGGTTATTCGGAGCATGAACTTACTAAAAACCTGGTCGGTGGAGAGTCTTCTTTAGGGAATTTCTTTGCTGACGCCACTTTATCAGAAGCGCGTAAAACGAATCCGCAAATAGATTTCACCATGCCCAGCGGAAATGGAGGATTACGTAATGATTTACCTTCAGGGCCGATCACCTTGTCTAATGTTTTTCAGCTGATGCCATTTGAAAATGAATTGGTTGTTTTTGAACTGAAAGGCTCAGACGTCCAGTCCTTACTGGATTATATCGCACGCACTGGCGGACAACCTATCGCTGGTTTAACAATGAAAATTAAAGCAAACAAGCCTGTTGACGTGCTAATTGGGGGTAAACCTTTCAATCCTTCAAAAAATTACAGCGTATTGACTTCCAATTATATAGCCGGTGGTGCTGATGGTATCAGCAGTTTCAAAAATCCGGTTTCCAGCAAAGTAATGGGACTGAAGATCCGCGATGCGTTAATCCAATATATTAAGGAGGCTAAAAATAAAGGAGTAAAAATCAGTTCAAAATTAGATGGGAGAATGACGAATGATTAA
- a CDS encoding bifunctional metallophosphatase/5'-nucleotidase: MINRRKFIKTGGIAAAATALSIHSLDALANGELKQLTILHTNDVHSQIEPFAMDGGRNQGLGGVARRAALIKKIRAEQQHVLLLDAGDIFQGTPYFNLYGGELEIKLMSEMGYDAATMGNHDFDNGVEGFYKQLPHANFPILVSNYDFSDTIMHQSTQPFKIFNKGGLKIGVFGIGIELKGLVGEKSYGNTIYQDPVLKANETAGILKNDHKCDLIICLSHLGYEYPDKKVSDQTLAENNDHIDLIIGGHTHTFLDKPQDVKNRAGRITTINQVGFAGINLGRIDYYFEAYRGKKLLTSSPYMISDQLDS; the protein is encoded by the coding sequence ATGATTAACCGTAGAAAATTTATAAAGACTGGTGGTATTGCGGCAGCTGCAACCGCGCTGAGTATACATTCTTTAGATGCACTGGCAAATGGAGAACTGAAACAGCTGACTATTTTACACACAAACGATGTGCATAGCCAGATCGAGCCTTTTGCGATGGATGGGGGGCGGAACCAGGGTTTAGGTGGAGTAGCGAGAAGAGCAGCATTGATTAAAAAGATAAGAGCAGAACAGCAGCACGTGCTTTTACTTGATGCAGGCGATATTTTTCAAGGGACTCCATATTTTAATTTATATGGTGGAGAGCTTGAAATAAAGCTCATGAGTGAGATGGGATATGACGCGGCAACCATGGGAAATCATGATTTTGACAATGGAGTGGAAGGTTTTTATAAACAACTTCCCCATGCTAATTTTCCAATCCTGGTCAGTAATTATGATTTTTCTGATACGATTATGCATCAATCTACCCAGCCTTTTAAAATCTTTAATAAAGGTGGCCTGAAGATTGGTGTTTTTGGAATCGGTATTGAGTTGAAAGGATTGGTGGGAGAGAAGAGTTACGGGAACACAATTTATCAGGATCCTGTTTTAAAAGCTAATGAAACTGCCGGAATTCTTAAAAACGACCATAAATGTGATTTAATTATTTGTCTGTCTCACCTGGGGTATGAATATCCGGACAAGAAAGTATCAGATCAGACTTTAGCGGAAAACAATGACCATATTGATTTAATCATTGGAGGACATACGCATACTTTTCTGGATAAACCTCAGGATGTGAAGAACCGGGCAGGAAGGATAACAACGATTAATCAAGTCGGTTTTGCCGGTATAAATTTAGGACGTATTGATTATTATTTTGAAGCATACAGAGGGAAGAAATTATTAACTTCTTCTCCCTATATGATTTCAGATCAGCTGGATAGTTAA
- the mnmA gene encoding tRNA 2-thiouridine(34) synthase MnmA yields MSKRGRILVAMSGGVDSSVAAVMLHEQGYEVIGLTMKTWDYATSGSSSKETGCCSLDSINDARTLAVNYGFPHYILDIREEFGDYVIDNFVDEYLAGRTPNPCVLCNTHIKWEALLKRANKLDCEFIATGHYANVRQHDNGRHVISKGLDENKDQSYVLWGVSQENLARTQFPLGSFAKADIRQMALDMGQEELAKKSESYEICFVPENDYRSFLKHKVEDLEDRVAGGNFITSDGMIVGQHKGYPFYTIGQRKGLGIAFGEPMFVTQILPESNTVMLGRAEELERSEAMVRNINLIKYENIFEPMDNVITKIRYKDAGMLSTIVQEKDRMRVVFDHNVSAIAPGQSAVFYEGNDLLGGGFLV; encoded by the coding sequence ATGAGTAAAAGGGGTAGAATTCTGGTAGCCATGAGTGGCGGTGTAGATAGTTCAGTAGCAGCAGTAATGTTACACGAACAAGGGTATGAAGTTATTGGTTTAACGATGAAGACCTGGGACTATGCAACATCCGGAAGCAGTAGTAAAGAAACCGGTTGCTGCAGTCTGGACAGTATCAATGATGCCCGTACCTTAGCAGTTAATTATGGCTTTCCACATTATATATTAGACATCAGAGAAGAGTTTGGTGATTATGTAATTGATAATTTTGTTGACGAATATCTTGCAGGCCGCACACCAAATCCATGTGTGTTATGTAATACCCATATCAAATGGGAAGCATTACTAAAACGTGCAAATAAACTAGACTGTGAATTTATAGCAACCGGTCATTACGCAAATGTCAGACAACATGACAATGGCAGACATGTAATTTCCAAAGGACTGGATGAAAATAAAGATCAGTCTTATGTGTTATGGGGCGTTTCTCAGGAAAACCTTGCACGTACACAGTTTCCTTTAGGATCTTTCGCCAAAGCTGATATCAGACAAATGGCGCTGGATATGGGACAGGAAGAACTGGCAAAAAAGAGTGAGAGTTACGAAATCTGTTTCGTACCTGAAAATGATTACCGTTCTTTCTTAAAACATAAAGTAGAAGATTTGGAAGACCGTGTTGCAGGTGGAAATTTCATTACCAGCGATGGAATGATCGTTGGACAGCATAAGGGATATCCTTTTTATACAATCGGACAGCGTAAAGGACTGGGCATCGCTTTTGGTGAGCCTATGTTTGTGACTCAGATCCTTCCGGAAAGTAATACGGTTATGCTGGGCAGAGCCGAAGAATTAGAAAGAAGTGAAGCCATGGTACGTAACATTAACCTGATTAAATATGAGAATATTTTTGAACCCATGGATAATGTGATTACTAAAATACGCTATAAAGATGCAGGTATGTTAAGTACCATCGTTCAGGAAAAAGACAGAATGCGTGTGGTATTTGACCATAATGTATCTGCGATTGCACCTGGACAATCGGCTGTTTTCTATGAAGGAAACGACCTTTTAGGGGGCGGTTTCCTTGTTTAA